Proteins from one Procambarus clarkii isolate CNS0578487 chromosome 40, FALCON_Pclarkii_2.0, whole genome shotgun sequence genomic window:
- the LOC138372967 gene encoding luc7-like protein 3, which yields MPVRVETSTIQVDIDKNNYRTRDKNNYRTLDKNNYRTRDKNNYRNLDKNNYRTRDKNNYRTRDKNNYRTRDKNNYRTRDKNNYRTRDKKQLQNPGQKQLQDPGQKQLQDPGQKQTQDPGQKQLQKPIPCLCKIRRATLNE from the coding sequence ATGCCGGTCAGGGTTGAAACCTCGACCATCCAAgtggatatagacaaaaacaactACAGGACCCGGGACAAAAACAACTACAGGACCCTGGACAAAAACAACTACAGAACCCGGGACAAAAACAACTACAGGAACCTGGACAAAAACAACTACAGGACCCGGGACAAAAACAACTACAGGACCCGGGACAAAAACAACTACAGGACCCGGGACAAAAACAACTACAGGACCCGGGACAAAAACAACTACAGGACCCGGGACAAAAAACAACTACAGAACCCGGGACAAAAACAACTACAGGACCCGGGACAAAAACAACTACAGGACCCGGGACAAAAACAAACACAGGACCCGGGACAAAAACAGTTACAGAAGCCAATACCTTGCCTGTGCAAGATCCGTCGTGCAACACTGAATGAATGA